TCTCCACTCCTAAACCCAGTAGATCCTCCACATTAATCCTGATTAAGAAAACCATCATTTTTTGTTAGCCAACCAAACAAACTTAATTAATCACCAAACTTTATGCTATTTTACAGCCAAATTGTAATGTGATTAGTGAAATCAAAGgggtgtttatttttttttaatacgcTATTAAGTATACATTTCTTTTAGCATAATATCTTGGTTCAAATTTAGTTGTCACGTTACTAGTTCAGATCCGACCGaatgattttttttccaaaacaatGTACAAACAATGACAAACACCAAAGCCAGTGGTACGTTATTGTTGCACTATTTATTGAAATTAAGGGGTATTATAGTATTACTAAtcataatatatttattttattttatttttttaaaaaaaacaaaaacttacATAGTTTGACCAATGAAATCATCAGAAGAGAAGGTATCATGGTCCATTAGCTTGAGATTGATGTGGTAGTCACTGCCTGAACCTGGGTACTCTGCCCTGAATGTCAATTTCTGGTGCCATTCTGGATTACCACCTTGTCCTGCATTCCACAATTAATACTATGATTATGTTTTATTCATATTCAAAAAATAACCGATCTCATAACAAAAAGGGGATTTGATGACAAAGGGGGTTTTGAGGGTGTGCAAGATGAGCGACGGTATAGAGCCCCAAATGTTCAGAATAAATATAATTAGTTTGATAAATGTAAATATAAAAAAGTTGGAGTAGTGGTTAAGGCTTTATAGTGTAATACCCAAGGTCATGGGTTCAAttattaacaattttttttttttattctctttctttttgtttttaattaaatgaggGCTTCATTTAGAGAACCTGCACAGGGCCCGTAATCATAAAGCCATTGTAGCCCCGACACTGTTTGATGATCGACAATTTAATATCCAGTGAACTTTTGAACTAGCGATGGGAGTAaggttctattcgacttattttgacttgcttcagacaaaataagttcagataaatacttcgtatatggtatgtataataaatttaagtactccctccgtcccggaatacttgacttgttttccttattgggccgtcccttaatacttgacctgtttctaaaaatggaaatattctaacaaatgTACAAACGTACCTCTTGCAATACTGGTCTTTCGCTCTTGGCCTTTGTATTGAACCACGACATAGGGATCTATTTTATCTGCTAACAGATGGAAATAAATGTTTAATACAACCACTTCGCAATTATTATAGGAAATAAAACAAGAACAAAACTCGAAATTAAGTTGTTTAAATTCTACTTTGTTTTAAATTAGCTTAGCGCAGTACATATAAACTCAAACTCGACTCGACTCGACTCAATTTTTTATCACCACATACAATTTGAATCATCTCAATTCTCAAGTACTGCAAACTGTACAATGTACTGCACGTAAGAAGCTAGCAACAGACGAGTATCCAGGATTATTAAACCATAAAACGACAATCAACTCTAACTGTCTAACGTACacttttttgaatttgaaattggaaACGAATATTATTTTTTCTGGGCATATCAGCAGCAAGCtcacgagcgttcatagaattttgaatattgatttttaacgtaaattgacacaaaaaaccAGTCGAAAAGAGTATCAACGAATTAATCTAAGAAAAACCAAATACTAGCATATGAAACATTGATGacatgggtgatgataaaggtcgcaagttgcgacaacatttagttgtcacaaTTTTACGTGTCACAATTTAagtggtacatataggcgcacGTAGGCTATGTGTCAtaagaatatttttactataaattcaatatttttactatgaaaatatataaataagttagtcgatataaagaaggcaacaaattagaatattaagatttttctaccttttttgaaacatgtataatagattatataagttaaatattttagtttccaatttaaatcataacacataagcatgtcatgtcatcattgtgacacggcttaaaggtcgcatgttgcgacgtTTGTCATTTTCGAACATTGAAACATTATTAGAAAATATTCTTCTCTAGACAAATTCTGTCAATGCTTGATCAATCTGATTTCTTGATTGAAAATGTCTAATCTGCTCAGTGGCGGAGCCACGGTGCCCTCAGTGGGGTCCTTGAccccacttgattttttttttttatagttaaaatttcaatttttttttttaaaaaaaataattttagtgaaagtttcatcaatttttaaatagtgaCCCCACTATCTCAAATTTCTGGATCCGCTACTGAATCtgctatttaattaatttagtaaAACTCGTTCCATCtgttcttttttgttctttAAACTCGATCTATCTACTTTTCAAAGTCAAATTTCTAGTAAGACTATCGTTTCAACCAGAAAGAAATTAAAGCTCAATTCACAAGAGTTTAATCAAATCACATTAAGCATGCATGAAAAACAAGTCAGATACACATGAAATGTTGCTTAATCAATGAGATTAAAGCGGGCGTAAAATGTAATTAGAGGGAAAACAGAGTAATTAAGGGaaaatttaaagaaaaattaGACGACATACTAAGAAAATCAACGTTGGGAAGACCACTAGCTGCTACCACAACAACCTCCAATAATCCTCTACTCATATTTTCTCTCCACTAATTTCTACtttaatttttcgaaaatttgtttttgaaggatttatagTTTTTTCTGCAAGTTTTGAGTTTGAGTTTTGATAGTTTTTTTTGAAGGattcttgtatatatatatggtgGAATGAATGAGGATTGAGGAAGAGTCGTTACACGTACGTTTGGTTATAAGTTTGACTGAGAAGAATTGGTCAAACTTGGATCT
This sequence is a window from Spinacia oleracea cultivar Varoflay chromosome 1, BTI_SOV_V1, whole genome shotgun sequence. Protein-coding genes within it:
- the LOC110794851 gene encoding 16 kDa phloem protein 1 isoform X2, with product MSRGLLEVVVVAASGLPNVDFLNKIDPYVVVQYKGQERKTSIARGQGGNPEWHQKLTFRAEYPGSGSDYHINLKLMDHDTFSSDDFIGQTMINVEDLLGLGVENGSYEMNPTKFRVIGNDKSYHGEIKVGVKFTKTSDYNGDEEEFGGWKNSYGDESDD
- the LOC110794851 gene encoding 16 kDa phloem protein 1 isoform X1; translated protein: MSRGLLEVVVVAASGLPNVDFLTDKIDPYVVVQYKGQERKTSIARGQGGNPEWHQKLTFRAEYPGSGSDYHINLKLMDHDTFSSDDFIGQTMINVEDLLGLGVENGSYEMNPTKFRVIGNDKSYHGEIKVGVKFTKTSDYNGDEEEFGGWKNSYGDESDD